AATTTCTTCcaacaattgaaggggtgtgtggaataaggccttaagtgacttttgatgcaatgtcaaattctcctaatcattcacaactgaatacaaggaaatttggaaggagaatctggtaatttatcagaagtcacttacggcttttctccaggtacccctgcaattattaaaaagataaaaaatttcaaatgatacaataataatttaacctGCTCTGCAGAGGCTGTAGAAGCTGTTCCTACTGGTTGACTCTGCTGTCCAGCTGGTAACTCCATGTTTAATTCCAACCTGGAGAATTGCATTCATGTATTACTGTTAACTCGGAATTGTATTCACCAGAGCTGCTCCCCCATTTAAATTCTCCACAGATGTCATGTTTGTACTGTAAAGCTATTAGTTCTACAATACTGATGCCAGAGTTGTTCATCCTTTGATCGTTGTCAGTGAAATAAAACAGCTATGTGTTAAAACTTCAAGAAGAATTACCCAGACTGCTTTGCACACTTGATGAATTTACCTTACACACCTAGTTTGACTAAAATAATCCATATTTTTAACCATTTCATGTTATATATGCAGTAATATGCGCAATAATACTAAAACCTCACCCAGCTTCATCAGCAACTTGTTGCATCAGGTTATCCACTTGTCCctataaacaaaaacataaaaataacatgacttagtatataccacacaagtgaatagtgcatTTGATGCACACTGGATTGGCTAGCTTGGGGGTTATTAGTCAAGTATTTACCTCCCAGAATCGAGCGCTGCACAAAACTCTAAAAATCCATCATTTTCCTGTTACTTGTTACAGATATACCGGTAGTAGTTTTTGGCACTACTTATTCagcttgtgtggtatatactaaaacaataattattattcacctcagtgttGATGAATAGTGGTGTATATTTCCCTTGCCGCTTTGCGGCTTGGCAAATATCCACCCCTATTCGCCTCCAACtaagtgaataaaaattattgttaaatatcggCATATTCTGGTTgaaagtaataacaataataacaataaacttTATTTCTATAGCGCCTATATCAATAACTGTTCCAGGCGCTTTACAAATCATGCTGCTAAAATATATTAAgatacaatttaaaaattacaacaataaGCGTATGAATAGTAGTACTAATAAcaacaagaataaaaaataaatatccaAACCTATAGATATATCCACTTATGTAACTACattaataaatataaaaataaaaatctatTTACAACTTAGGAAAAGCCTGGTGAAATAGATATGTCTTTAATTGCTTCTTAAAGGAATTTAAGGAATTGACATTCCTTAAAAAAGCTGGAATGCTATTCCATAATTTGGGTGCTGCAATGGAGAATCTTCGATCACCATAACACTTCAGCTTAGATCTCGGGAAATGAAGTAACTTATTTGAGCAAGAACGTAAGGAGTAAGAACTGCTACAAAAACTGAGTAAGTTGGATATATAACTTGGGGAAAAACCATTGATAGCCTTATACACTAGCAATAACATTTTAAACCTAATACGGTATTCAACCGGCAATCAATGTAAGTCTATGAAACTAGGTGTTATATGAAGAGAGAATTAActaattttttattggttcCACCTGTGGTACTGTAAGAGTTGTAGTATCACTCATAGCTGTTTCCATGTAGCTTGACTGTACATCAAGGTTTTCAAATTGCTGTTCAAACTTATCCATGAGAGCAGAAACCTAATAAAGTGAAAGCCAATAAAACCCTAACCATCATGATAAATACAGTCAAACTCTAACAGAAGTGTTAtctcataataataataataattttcaagggtgcagggatggcccAGTGGTGAGAgtactcgcctcccaccaatgtggcccgggtttgATTCCAAGATCTGGCGTcttatgtgggttgagtttgagggttctctgctctgcaccgagaggatATCTACGATTACTCccgtttcccctctcctcaaaaaccagcatttgacttgatttgtgttaattgttaatttcggtttacagtgtccccaattagtgctccagcactagaacgactagacacttaaataaagtgttTTTCAGGACATTGACACACCTTTTCTAAGTTCATGGACCTCATAGCAGAATCCATTGATTTCACAACTCCAGCCATTGAACCAGTCACCTGTCAAGTGCataagataaaaataaacaacgaAACAAACTACACTGAAGGCAAAATATGTCAAAGGCAACAAATGCTGCAACTCTCAAATCAACACGTGAAATCAAAATGACAAAGAGCCTTCTAGAATAGGAACATACCTGTTTCATTGTAACTGCTGTCTGTACTCGAGATGCTGTGGCATCAATTCTTGCACTTAATCGCATAAAGTTCAATGTctgaaattgaaacaaaaataattatacttTTAAATGAAATCAGGATAAATGTCAATCAAACACTTTACTAGGAAAGTTCATGAATGACTTCTGGTGGTTTATGACTTTTTTCTAAGGACTAAGTTTTGCGAGTAAAATTAGGCCCCTCCAAAATTATCACCCAACACCAGCCTCCAGATTACAGTATGTTGAAGAAAATTTCTATTCACCATAAGATTTTGAATGCTACCCAAATTGCACCAAGGCATGGGCTAATCTAACCTGGAAAAAGGCTCAAGCTTTCTCAAAACAGAACAATCAAAActaaataagaccattttccaGGCTTCTATGAAGCTGCTTCAATTGATTCCTCAACTTTTCATTATCTAAGAAAATCATGCAACCGACAGCAGATAAATGTTATTGACAATTCCATGTGTATTCTCATTGATTCGCTGGTCACTTTCACTCACCTGGTTCTTCTGTCTAATTGCATTTTCAGCATGTATTTTAGCTCCCTCTAAGTTTCCCTTTTGGATGGCCTGGAATATTAAATatccaagaaaacaaagatcaCAATTTCCACACGAGATGAAAAGCAAAAGACAAGACAGGAGACATTACCTGTTCTCAGTTGTTTACTCAGAAAAAACAGGACAGGGAAGAAAGAAAGTATTTTCACTTCTTGTACTTGAAAAGGTTATGATAAATACATTCTATTTTTGTCTCATGTAGTTGCTTGCAGAACCCTTCTCACCTCTCATCCCTTGGGATGACATTGTGCGACAAAGAGTGACTGCCTTTGTAGGCTACAACAGACAAGAAAAGTCTCCACATGCCTTGCAAAAGAAACTaacttttttggttttgcgacTAAAAAATTCACCCAAGTGAAAGAGCAGActcattttctgttttgtgaCAAAATTTCACCTCCAGTCACTAAAGTGGGACCTACAAATTTTCACAGTTTTAAGACCTGCTTGTTTCTAATATGACAAGGGAAAatttaataagtaatcatTCATTGATATAaaccttttttaatttcactttttcggctttctcttccttttcgcacttctttgcatttctttgcaAATCCTTTGCTGCAAACTGGTTGGAGAAAAGTTGAACacattattttcaataacACAAAAGGTGGCAACAGTGTTTGATGGTGGCACTCGATTCTTTGACTATTTTGCCTGACTTCTGATTATTCAACAATCATTCACTGAGGTGGACGTGAATACTGGTGTACATTTGCCAATTCGCGAAGtggcgaggtaaatatccaccactttcaCCGACACCgaggtgaataataattatttgttataGCAAGGAGGTGAATATAACTGTATAATTACCTCCAAGCTAGCCAACCCGAGCATGCAAAAAGCACTATTCATTTGTGTAGCATATACTGAAGTCCATTAAAtgcaaaagaattgattgtaAGCACATTCACAAATGGAGTGACTGGCTTTCAGCTCATCCCAACCAGGAAAAATTCTCATAAGCAGTGTCATGACATTATAGTTCATTCAATTCTGTGAAGCCAAGCACTATTAACAAAGAATAGGTCACAGATTATCTTACGTTTGTATCTATCAGTTATATTCAGTTTTCTGTTCCTGGTATGCCCTTGGCCATCTTGGCGGTGAAATTCAGTAAAACACaatgaaaatttgcatttaagcAGCATGCAACGGTccccttttcattttcaatttatccCAAGAAGTAACTTACCTTTAAATTGAAAAGGTGTTCTGGTTTAAACGTGGAAAAGAGAGCAAGTCAAGGATCATAATTATATATCAGTACATATGTACCTTCCATATTGAGAAAAGAATTTCTAAATTTCTGAAAGCAGAatcttttcagttattttttgtttaaaatgaaCTCCACAAGAGTTTCTGTTAAACTTATGATCGTTGACGTGTTGCACACAGTAACTGGTAAATTGTACAGGATTCATGATGTCGAAAACTGCTGCAGTAACGAAGCTCACTCGTGATCATTCAACAACTACGCCGAAATTATCGTCATCATATTTTACCACAAAAGGATACTTTCCATCTGGGATGTCATTTTTATAGGCGTCAGAATAGTAGCACCAAATCTAAATAATGTTCAAATGCGATCCAAACACGTTGAGTATCTGGATTTGACTATGTTCTCCACAAACTTTGACACTGTTTTCATCCCCAAATCGGGGAGAATGACGTCATCTTTAGCTCCCAAAGTCACATGACCAGTGCCTCTTTGCGTCCATGACGTCATGTACCACTTTCCCCAGTCTACTGTCGAGGATGAAATCAATATGGCGGATAATGTTTAGcaatttttgaatttattttcatgtCATGGTATTTCAGCTCAGAGCAGCAACTTTTCTTCTTCCTGTGTCAATAAGGCAATTTTGTTCGCAGGTAAAAGTAAGTTTGCGTGATACTggcctttatttttttttgtgcagcTATGAATGTGATTGATAGGGATTCAGAGTTGCATTTCAGAAGGGTTAGGATTAAATATTTAAGCTAGGTATTATGCAGTGCCtcctcgtttttttttaatcctcaCACGATTTTGGCGAGAGTACTGTCAAACTTTATCACGGatgttcattttcaacttgCACAGGATTCCCAATCTCCAGTgaggatattttctggaattCAACCCACAGGAACCATGCATATTGGCAACTACTTAGGGGCAATCAGGAACTGGGTGTCTTTGCAAGAGGAAAGTAAGGATTCAGTGCTATACAGCATTGTCGATTTACACTCAATTACGCTCCCACAGCATCCATCCCTATTGCGtcaaagtataagaaatatgGCAGTGTACCTTCTGGCGTGTGGGCTTGACCCTGAGAAAAGCATAATTTTTCAACAGTCACAGGTGGGTTAGCTGGTTAAAAGTAAGGTGTAATCTGTGATAGgcttttcaatttgttttagtGTCATTTCTTTACctcaatattttttcattatttaagGTATCCCAGCATTCTGAACTGGCTTGGATGTTGGGCTGTCTGGCTCCCACAGGGTTCCTAAACCGCATGCACCAGTGGAAGGTAACATATTGGTCAGTCAGTTAAGTTGTCGAATCAGGACATAGGCATagccggggggggggggggggtcctgTGATGCCCATGACCCTGGGGAGgggggactcctatatggaacaggCAGGGATGCTCgtcagaaattttgaatttaacccctaaaggaggccatctgggcgtggctcaagctttttgtgacccctaaaggagaccaatctgggtgtggcttaagcaaattttgaaccctaaaagag
This sequence is a window from Acropora palmata chromosome 6, jaAcrPala1.3, whole genome shotgun sequence. Protein-coding genes within it:
- the LOC141884193 gene encoding charged multivesicular body protein 1b-like — protein: MTSQMEKHLFNLKFAAKDLQRNAKKCEKEEKAEKVKLKKAIQKGNLEGAKIHAENAIRQKNQTLNFMRLSARIDATASRVQTAVTMKQVTGSMAGVVKSMDSAMRSMNLEKVSALMDKFEQQFENLDVQSSYMETAMSDTTTLTVPQGQVDNLMQQVADEAGLELNMELPAGQQSQPVGTASTASAEQDELSQRLAKLRQA